The Cystobacter fuscus DSM 2262 genome includes a region encoding these proteins:
- a CDS encoding lipopolysaccharide biosynthesis protein, which produces MTRRSLGGNFAWTLSSGLVYALAQWGVLVACARLGTMELLGEFALGLALTAPVMLLARMNLRTLQATDARGAHGFEHYLGLMVLNVLGGVLLCCALGWLGGYPARTGLVIALLALAKGFEALSEVFYGALQKAERMGLIARSIIAKSVLSVVLVALALVLTRSAAAAAAALGLSWALVLVLFDAQAYRRVFGGESAWGRVWRTPWRDEGARLKSLLGLAYALGITALLGSLRPNVPRYLLEAHAGQAELGMFAALAYFTALGGRVVHALGQAVSARLGRYHAAGDAARYGRALAGFTGGAALVGVCAIAGAALLGRPVLTFFYGAAYARNLELFVWLMGAAALEYVCVSLQFGLTAARELKAQAPLLVLSVLVVALGSAWWVPTVGTVGAAWALALGWLVELSGGAWLAVRAWRRLALQEAAAGGCAHTNTRPGLRGDW; this is translated from the coding sequence GTGACGCGACGGTCGCTGGGAGGCAACTTCGCCTGGACGCTCTCGTCCGGGCTCGTGTACGCGCTCGCCCAGTGGGGCGTGCTGGTGGCGTGTGCACGGCTCGGCACCATGGAGCTGCTGGGCGAGTTCGCCCTCGGCCTGGCCCTCACCGCCCCGGTGATGCTGCTCGCGCGGATGAACCTGCGCACGCTCCAGGCCACCGACGCCCGGGGCGCCCATGGCTTCGAGCACTACCTCGGGTTGATGGTGCTCAACGTGCTCGGGGGCGTGCTGCTGTGCTGCGCCCTCGGCTGGCTCGGGGGGTATCCGGCGCGCACCGGCCTCGTCATCGCGCTGCTCGCGCTGGCCAAGGGCTTCGAGGCCCTCAGCGAGGTGTTCTACGGCGCCCTGCAGAAGGCCGAGCGGATGGGCCTCATCGCCCGCTCGATCATCGCCAAGAGCGTGCTCTCCGTGGTGCTCGTGGCGCTCGCGCTCGTGCTCACGAGGAGCGCGGCCGCCGCGGCCGCCGCCCTGGGGCTGTCCTGGGCGCTCGTGCTCGTCCTCTTCGACGCCCAGGCGTACCGGCGCGTGTTCGGCGGGGAGTCTGCCTGGGGCCGGGTGTGGCGCACACCGTGGCGGGACGAGGGCGCGCGCCTGAAGAGCCTGCTGGGACTCGCCTACGCGCTGGGAATCACCGCCCTGCTGGGCTCGCTGCGCCCCAACGTGCCCCGCTACCTCCTGGAGGCGCACGCCGGCCAGGCCGAGCTGGGCATGTTCGCCGCGCTCGCCTACTTCACCGCCCTGGGGGGCCGGGTGGTCCATGCGCTCGGGCAGGCGGTGAGCGCCCGGCTGGGGCGCTACCACGCGGCGGGGGACGCGGCGCGCTACGGCCGGGCGCTCGCGGGCTTCACCGGAGGGGCGGCCCTGGTGGGCGTGTGCGCCATCGCCGGCGCGGCGTTGCTCGGACGCCCCGTGCTGACGTTCTTCTATGGGGCCGCCTACGCGCGCAACCTCGAGCTGTTCGTCTGGCTCATGGGCGCCGCCGCGCTGGAGTACGTCTGTGTGAGCCTGCAATTCGGGCTCACGGCGGCGCGGGAGCTGAAGGCGCAGGCGCCGCTGCTCGTCCTCTCCGTCCTGGTGGTCGCGCTGGGCAGCGCCTGGTGGGTGCCCACCGTGGGGACCGTGGGCGCGGCCTGGGCCCTGGCGCTGGGCTGGCTCGTCGAGCTGAGCGGCGGCGCGTGGCTCGCCGTGCGCGCCTGGAGGCGCCTCGCGCTCCAGGAGGCGGCAGCCGGCGGATGCGCGCACACCAACACAAGGCCCGGGCTCCGGGGTGATTGGTGA
- a CDS encoding GNAT family N-acetyltransferase, translating into MTTTTRLKAVLVPDAGKLALSEDYFRSEHHLRAEGVTHTLVIDGAGAGSLRIPLIVRPIERTPYRDAVSPYGYPSGVMDGLSEVPKEAVDWHGTELVSIFVRDRLTGPQCFAGGTGRNQVFFIDPRLPVEFREMHRRHIQRNLRQGFVSTYGPAREASLEDREGFKAVYRQTMVRDEASARYFFPDTYFEQLFSSPAAWLATTRAPSGDMASAAIGVSSDGVLHYYLGGTADAYLPRSPAKNIFTMLLELGRQLGMPLNLGGGMQPGDSLEAFKRGFANASFQLYTHELICDPAVYAQLCEGGLASDYFPAYRASRR; encoded by the coding sequence ATGACAACGACGACCCGGCTGAAGGCAGTCCTGGTTCCCGACGCGGGAAAGCTCGCCCTGTCGGAGGACTATTTCCGCTCGGAGCACCATCTGCGCGCGGAAGGTGTGACCCACACGCTCGTCATCGACGGAGCCGGAGCAGGCTCCCTGCGGATTCCGCTCATCGTGCGGCCCATCGAGCGGACGCCCTACCGGGATGCCGTCTCGCCGTATGGCTACCCGAGCGGGGTGATGGACGGGCTGAGCGAGGTGCCGAAGGAGGCGGTGGACTGGCATGGCACCGAGCTCGTCAGCATCTTCGTACGTGACCGACTGACGGGTCCCCAGTGCTTCGCGGGCGGAACGGGACGCAACCAGGTGTTCTTCATCGACCCCCGCCTGCCCGTCGAGTTCCGGGAGATGCACCGCCGGCACATCCAACGCAACCTCCGACAGGGCTTCGTGAGCACCTACGGCCCCGCGCGCGAGGCCTCGCTCGAGGACCGGGAGGGATTCAAGGCCGTCTACCGGCAGACCATGGTCCGGGATGAGGCGAGCGCCCGGTACTTCTTCCCGGACACCTACTTCGAGCAGTTGTTCTCCTCGCCCGCCGCCTGGCTCGCGACGACCCGCGCACCGAGCGGCGACATGGCGTCCGCGGCCATCGGCGTCTCGAGCGACGGCGTGCTGCATTACTACCTCGGTGGAACAGCCGACGCCTACCTGCCACGCTCGCCCGCGAAGAACATCTTCACGATGTTGCTCGAGCTCGGCAGGCAGCTGGGGATGCCACTCAACCTGGGGGGAGGAATGCAACCGGGTGACAGCCTGGAAGCGTTCAAGCGAGGCTTCGCGAACGCGAGCTTCCAGCTCTACACCCACGAACTCATCTGCGATCCCGCGGTGTATGCCCAACTGTGCGAGGGTGGCCTCGCCTCGGATTACTTCCCCGCCTACCGGGCATCCCGACGCTGA
- a CDS encoding sugar transferase — MRRQNGAGLFLKRCIDRLLAAVGLVCLAPVMAITALAIRVSMGGPVLFRQVRPGRGGRTFQLVKFRTMLDAYDADGEPLPDAQRLTRVGKFLRATSLDELPQLWNVLRGDMSLVGPRPLLVEYLPRYSSEQARRHDVLPGITGWAQVNGRNSLEWEERFRLDVWYVDHWSLALDTRILAMTLLRVVQRQGISHAGDATMFKFLGNETRARPAPPPPPAPGRLE; from the coding sequence ATGCGGCGACAGAATGGAGCGGGGCTGTTCCTCAAGCGGTGCATCGATCGGCTATTGGCGGCCGTGGGGCTGGTGTGCCTCGCCCCGGTGATGGCCATCACGGCGCTGGCCATCCGGGTCTCGATGGGCGGACCCGTCCTCTTCCGGCAGGTGCGCCCGGGCCGCGGAGGGAGGACGTTCCAGCTCGTGAAGTTCCGCACCATGCTCGATGCGTATGACGCGGACGGCGAGCCGCTCCCCGACGCGCAGCGCCTCACGCGTGTCGGCAAGTTCCTGCGCGCGACGAGCCTGGACGAGCTGCCGCAGTTGTGGAACGTGCTGCGCGGCGACATGAGCCTGGTGGGGCCCCGGCCGCTGCTGGTCGAGTACCTGCCCCGCTATTCCTCCGAGCAGGCGCGGCGCCACGACGTGCTCCCGGGCATCACGGGCTGGGCACAGGTGAACGGGCGCAACTCCCTGGAATGGGAGGAGCGCTTCCGGCTCGACGTCTGGTACGTGGACCACTGGAGCCTGGCGCTGGACACGCGGATTCTCGCGATGACCCTCCTGCGTGTCGTGCAGCGCCAGGGCATCTCCCACGCGGGAGACGCGACGATGTTCAAGTTCCTCGGCAACGAGACGCGTGCACGGCCCGCACCACCTCCACCACCCGCGCCAGGTCGTCTGGAGTGA
- a CDS encoding glycosyltransferase family 4 protein, with protein MKIIYLHQYFTTPTMHGGTRSYELARRLVGMGHDVHVVTSDTEPRQDAKGWRETNESGIHVHWLPVPYSNSMNYADRMRAFSHFALNSAQRAMRLSGDVVFATSTPLTIAVPGILASRWNNKPMVFEVRDLWPALPIAVGALKSRPAILAAQLLERAAYAGAAHIVALSPGMKAGVEAAGVSPEKITVIPNLCDPERFQVPASAGEKFRSKYPWLGDRPMVLYAGTLGLVNGVDYLVRVAADMLKRDPEVRFVVMGHGREEQALHGLAERLGVRDRNLFFLPSVPKADIPAVLSAATIATSLFTDVPGMQDNSANKFFDALAASRPLALNYGGWQAELLERERFGLYLPPKDTAAASDLLASRLRDPQWLAEAGARAGRLGRENFSADSAAHRLAEVLQRAVASA; from the coding sequence ATGAAGATCATCTACCTGCACCAGTACTTCACCACGCCCACCATGCACGGCGGGACGCGGTCCTACGAGCTCGCCCGCCGCCTGGTCGGCATGGGACACGACGTGCACGTGGTGACCTCGGACACCGAGCCTCGCCAGGACGCGAAGGGCTGGCGCGAGACGAACGAGAGCGGCATCCACGTGCACTGGCTCCCGGTGCCCTATTCCAACTCGATGAACTACGCGGACCGGATGCGCGCCTTCAGCCACTTCGCCCTCAACTCCGCGCAGCGGGCGATGCGGCTGTCGGGGGACGTGGTCTTCGCCACGAGCACCCCGTTGACCATCGCCGTCCCGGGCATCCTCGCCTCGCGCTGGAACAACAAGCCCATGGTCTTCGAGGTGAGGGATCTCTGGCCCGCCCTGCCCATCGCGGTCGGCGCGCTCAAGAGCCGTCCCGCCATCCTCGCCGCCCAACTGCTCGAGCGCGCCGCCTACGCGGGAGCGGCGCACATCGTCGCGCTCTCGCCGGGGATGAAGGCCGGAGTGGAGGCGGCGGGCGTGTCCCCGGAGAAGATCACCGTCATCCCCAACCTCTGCGATCCGGAGCGCTTCCAGGTCCCGGCCTCGGCGGGCGAGAAGTTCCGGAGCAAGTACCCGTGGCTCGGGGACCGGCCCATGGTCCTGTACGCGGGCACCCTCGGCCTGGTGAACGGGGTGGACTACCTCGTGCGGGTCGCCGCGGACATGCTGAAACGGGACCCGGAGGTGCGCTTCGTCGTCATGGGACACGGCCGCGAGGAACAGGCCCTGCACGGGCTCGCCGAGCGGCTGGGCGTGCGCGACCGCAACCTCTTCTTCCTGCCCAGCGTGCCCAAGGCGGACATCCCCGCGGTGCTCTCCGCGGCCACCATCGCCACCTCGCTCTTCACCGACGTGCCGGGCATGCAGGACAACTCCGCCAACAAGTTCTTCGACGCGCTCGCCGCCAGCCGGCCCCTGGCGCTCAACTACGGCGGCTGGCAGGCGGAGCTGCTCGAGCGGGAGCGCTTCGGCCTGTACCTGCCCCCCAAGGACACCGCCGCCGCGAGCGATCTGCTGGCGAGCAGGCTGCGCGACCCCCAGTGGCTCGCCGAGGCGGGGGCGCGGGCGGGACGGCTCGGCCGGGAGAACTTCTCCGCGGACTCCGCGGCCCACCGGCTCGCCGAGGTGCTCCAGCGCGCGGTGGCCAGCGCGTGA
- a CDS encoding O-antigen ligase family protein — MTWIRCSGLGFIAALYVLAGRWGFHRLANADPEPDPFLELRLWIVLASVVLATLGLLHRAHRAARPGESRPDTRLAMALLLFLGYLCTSALWAPDAEFALGKLYDLALVGVMSVGFGLAALRQPAMRVLDAFWGVVLLATGLLALTGVSQLLGGGGGARLAVLGGGPNIFARLMGLFALGALYFWRRQGQTWLWVPMAAAGVLLALLTGSRGGTAAILAGVLTFLVVGRIPLRQLALLSVLATAAVLVVITFTPLGKALSRSMEERFLRLTLNYEGGSDTESKVYLSGRESLYAAAYELGLDNPVAGAGLAAFPALGLGVYPHNLFLEVFCEGGALGLALLGWTLLAFLRSAWRGRHRIDGATVGAVVLVLLGSQSSGDLYDTRALFLLMVMSSCTLATRTAFVPSRPIVHPAVHGATT; from the coding sequence ATGACATGGATCCGATGCTCAGGACTGGGGTTCATCGCCGCGCTCTACGTGCTCGCGGGGCGCTGGGGCTTCCATCGGTTGGCCAACGCCGACCCCGAGCCGGACCCGTTCCTGGAGCTGCGACTGTGGATCGTCCTGGCCAGCGTGGTGCTCGCCACCCTGGGACTGCTCCACCGCGCCCACCGCGCGGCGAGGCCCGGAGAGAGCCGGCCCGACACCCGGCTCGCGATGGCGCTGCTGCTGTTCCTCGGCTACCTGTGCACCAGCGCGCTCTGGGCGCCCGACGCGGAGTTCGCCCTGGGAAAGCTCTACGATCTCGCCCTCGTCGGGGTGATGAGCGTGGGCTTCGGGCTCGCCGCGCTCCGGCAGCCGGCGATGCGCGTGCTGGATGCGTTCTGGGGCGTGGTGCTCCTGGCCACGGGGCTGCTGGCGCTCACCGGCGTGAGCCAGTTGCTGGGCGGCGGGGGCGGCGCGCGGCTGGCGGTCCTGGGAGGAGGACCGAACATCTTCGCCCGGCTCATGGGGCTGTTCGCGCTCGGCGCTCTGTACTTCTGGCGCCGGCAGGGACAGACGTGGCTCTGGGTTCCGATGGCGGCCGCCGGCGTGCTGCTCGCGCTGCTCACCGGCTCCCGGGGAGGCACGGCCGCCATCCTCGCGGGCGTCCTCACCTTCCTCGTGGTGGGGCGCATCCCCTTGCGCCAGCTCGCGCTCCTGTCGGTGCTCGCCACGGCCGCCGTCCTGGTGGTGATCACCTTCACCCCCCTGGGCAAGGCGCTCAGCCGGTCCATGGAGGAGCGCTTCCTGCGCCTCACCCTGAACTACGAGGGCGGCAGCGACACGGAGAGCAAGGTGTACCTGTCGGGACGCGAGTCCCTCTATGCCGCCGCGTACGAGCTCGGGCTCGACAACCCGGTGGCGGGAGCGGGGCTCGCCGCCTTCCCCGCGCTCGGGCTGGGCGTCTACCCCCACAACCTCTTCCTCGAGGTGTTCTGCGAGGGCGGCGCACTGGGCCTCGCCCTGCTCGGCTGGACCCTGCTCGCCTTCCTCCGCTCGGCGTGGCGAGGCCGCCACCGCATCGACGGCGCGACCGTCGGCGCGGTGGTGCTGGTGCTGCTCGGCAGCCAGTCCAGTGGCGACCTCTACGACACCCGGGCCCTCTTCCTGCTGATGGTCATGTCCTCGTGCACCCTGGCCACGAGGACCGCCTTCGTTCCCTCCCGTCCCATCGTCCATCCCGCCGTCCACGGAGCCACGACATGA
- a CDS encoding DegT/DnrJ/EryC1/StrS family aminotransferase, with the protein MPPRIYLSSPHLGSLERGFVDDAFASNWIAPLGPHVDAFQEEFARCVGAPHALALSSGTAALHLALQLVGVSAGDEVLVSTLTFSASVNPIRYLGASPVFIDSERASWNMDPTLLSEELEARARSGRLPRAVVVVHLYGQCADLEPILAACDRHGVPVVEDAAEALGSTYKGRTPGTLGRVGIYSFNGNKIITTSGGGMLVSPDEELVRHALKLATQARDPAAHYQHSEIGYNYRLSNVLAAIGRGQLRVLEDRVAARRRNHDFYVRALAEVPGITFMPEAPWGRHTRWLTTLTIDPARFGANREAVRLALEREDIEARPVWKPMHLQPVFAAFERRGGEVAEELFQNGLCLPSGSNLTPDDLARVVEVVRAVHASRCRGT; encoded by the coding sequence ATGCCCCCACGCATCTACCTGTCATCCCCCCACCTGGGCTCCCTGGAGCGCGGCTTCGTCGACGATGCGTTCGCGAGCAATTGGATCGCTCCGCTGGGCCCGCACGTCGATGCATTCCAGGAGGAGTTCGCCCGGTGCGTCGGCGCACCGCACGCGCTCGCGCTGAGCTCCGGCACGGCCGCGCTCCACCTGGCGCTGCAACTCGTCGGTGTCTCCGCCGGAGACGAGGTGCTGGTCAGCACGCTCACCTTCTCCGCCTCGGTGAACCCCATTCGCTACCTGGGCGCGTCTCCCGTCTTCATCGACAGTGAGCGCGCCTCCTGGAACATGGATCCCACCCTGCTGAGCGAGGAGCTCGAGGCGCGCGCCCGCTCCGGCCGGCTGCCCCGCGCGGTCGTCGTGGTCCACCTCTACGGGCAGTGCGCCGATCTGGAGCCCATCCTGGCCGCGTGCGACCGCCATGGCGTGCCCGTGGTGGAAGACGCGGCCGAGGCCCTGGGCAGCACGTACAAGGGGCGGACTCCGGGCACGCTGGGCCGCGTCGGCATCTACTCCTTCAATGGCAACAAGATCATCACCACCTCGGGAGGAGGGATGCTGGTGTCGCCGGACGAGGAGCTCGTCCGCCACGCGCTCAAGCTCGCCACCCAGGCGCGCGACCCCGCGGCGCACTACCAGCACTCCGAGATTGGCTACAACTACCGCCTGAGCAACGTGTTGGCGGCGATTGGCCGCGGACAGCTCCGGGTGCTGGAGGACCGGGTCGCCGCGCGGCGCAGGAACCACGATTTCTACGTGCGGGCGCTCGCCGAGGTGCCCGGAATCACCTTCATGCCCGAGGCGCCCTGGGGACGCCACACGCGCTGGTTGACGACGCTCACCATCGACCCGGCGCGCTTCGGCGCGAACCGGGAGGCGGTGCGGCTCGCGCTCGAGCGGGAGGACATCGAGGCCCGGCCCGTGTGGAAGCCCATGCACCTGCAGCCGGTCTTCGCCGCCTTCGAGCGGAGGGGAGGAGAGGTGGCGGAGGAGCTGTTCCAGAATGGGCTCTGCCTCCCGTCCGGCTCCAACCTCACTCCAGACGACCTGGCGCGGGTGGTGGAGGTGGTGCGGGCCGTGCACGCGTCTCGTTGCCGAGGAACTTGA